The Kosmotoga olearia TBF 19.5.1 sequence GATCAGTTCAAGAGATTTGCTTTCGCCAGGTCCACAGATAAAGCCCATAACGATAACCGCATCTGCACCTATCGAAAGGGCGTGTTCGACAGATGTTGTGAGTCGGTGATAATCGAAAGAAGGGCTGTAATTTGTCGATGCACCGGTGATCCTTACTATAACAGAAGTTTTGCCCGCGAGAAGATCATAATGTTTTGCAACAATTCCCGGATTCAATATCAAAGCATCAGGACCACCTGCAACAATCTTTCTTAAGGTTTCCGGCATGTTTGAAATGCCAGGTAATGGCCCCTGAAACTGCCCATGATCGAGCGCTACGATAACCGTTTTACCATCGTCCTTAAAAATTCTATTCAACCTCAATGCTTTTCCTGACATCTGCATCTCCTCCTGCACATTTGTGCTGAACATTCGTTCACATGTTAACCTTATAATATTTCATTTTGCTTTCAAAATGGTAAATACTCGTGAAGTAAAGCTGCAAATTTATATTATAAGCGTAAAACAATCGCATTCGTGAAAGAGAAAAAGAGTTATGAATAGTGACTTGTATTGGGTAACTGATAAAAAAACATTTTAGCCATTTTACTGGATATAGACGACAAAAAAACACCGGGGATATCCCCGGTGTTTTTTTGTTTTTCTTCAATCGCTTAATACTGAAAGTATGTCTGACTCAAAATATCTACTTTTATCTCTTCTAGCTTTTTCTCTATCTCTTTGTAATGAATTCTTCTTTCCTTGCTCATTGTGCGCTCCCCCTTTCAGTATTTCTGATTTCAGAACAAGAGAGGTTCAGCGTACAGTCTCTGCAATATTTCGAGTTTGCTTTTTTCAGCTATTCTCTTTTTCATCCTGCTCCCTCTTTTATAAAGGTCTTTATCTTTTACATCAATAATATACCGTTTAAATTTATAAATGTCAAGAGTGATATTAAAAATGTTATAGTTAATCTCAAAATAATTTCGATAAAAGGCGAGAGATACAGGGGGCAATTCGCCCAAACCAGCTTAGATAGCTGCATATTTCTGGTTTTATAATATAGAATAGAAAATTTGCTCTTTACTAAATAAATTTGAGTTTTTTATAAATAATCAACAAGTGTCTTTGGATATATTGTATGAATCCTATAGATGATGGTATTATACTAAAAAAAAATACGACTTCATATCTTCCGGGTATCATAAGGAGGTTCGCTATGAAAAATTTAATTCCGCTGTTAATAATCATGTTCCTTTTATCCGGGTGTTCGCTTTTGCAAATCACATGCCCAATGGAGGAAACCATTGCCAACGAGGTTGAGGTCAGACCTCCCGTTTTGAAATATTCTCTCGTAAGCTCTCTAGAAGAAATCTATCTGGCCAATGTACTCGTACCAGATAAATGGAGTGAGTACTATGAAGATGCCGACAGATCCGCTCAGGAGCACTACCAGTGGTTGAAAGACACATACGCAGCGATGGATGAAGACATGAAAGACTCTCTGGTGGAAATTTTCGAGAATGTTAGTGACTGGAAACTGATGGATCTGAGTACAAAACTATCAGATAGTTGCACGTTGGATGATATCCTGACGCTTTACAATTCAGCTATCTTCGAGCTTCCATATTCCGTGAGGCAGAATCTGAAAAAGCTTCTTCCATATTACTATGAAAATTTCTTTCGGGATTATTTTGAAAGACACGTACAAGAATTTGAGGAGTTAGCAGAAGCATTGACTCTTGAAGCCCAAAATTATGAAAACCCTTACGAGTTCATTGAAAGAATGAGCGGGATTGAGCTTGGCGATTATGCCTGTTTGTTCTATTTTACTTTCAAAAAGGTTGGAGCCTATGGATTCAGTTACGGCAACTTAAAAATCTCCACCCTTCAACGAAACGTCACAACTATCGAAAAACTTTATTTCACACCCCTGCATGAGTATTCTCACGCTTTTTTCCGGACTTTTACCAATTCAGATGAATTCGAAGATCTTGCGGAAAAGTTGAAAAATGATACCGGTTTCTATGATTTCTGGCGCGAAAACCGCAATTTAACCCGCTCCTACCCCTGGAGAAGCTTTTGCGAAGAAAATCTCGTAGAGGGATTCGCGAAGTTCCTGAGGGAAAAACTCTATGAAGAAGAAACTCACGTGGAAATTTACTACTACGATCTTGACTTCTACCTTTATCTTAAAGAGATTGATTATAATCCTGGAACAATGACACTTAAAGATGTCTCCCTGGATTTTTATAGACAAAAATTAAGTGAATGAGAAATTAGTTATCACAGAAAGTCTTTTGCTGATACTATGGCCGCCTTTACATAATCCTCCAGGCGGCCTTTCTTAATCTGTTCATTATGGCAAGTCCTACACCAGTCTCCGGAAATGCTTCGCTTACTATCCGTTCGAATTCTTCACCTGGTTCACGAAGTGCATAAAATAGATTCGCCGCAACCTCGTATAGATTATCCCTAGAACCTAAAACCCTTCTCTTGATCTCTCCCGGATAAAGGTGTTCTGTTTCTCTGGAACAGAGTATGATTGAGTTTTTTTCAAAAGCGAAGGTTATGATCTCCTTATAACGTTCCCGAGGATCACCTTCAACAAGTATCAACTCTATCTTCGGAGAATAATGTCTATATTTCATCCCGGGTGCAAGAGCCGGTCCTGAGTACTTTTCTTCCGCTTTCACGAATTCTGGAACCTCCAGATCCGGGAAAAGCGTTTTAAGCCTCTCGACAGAAATAGGCCCCGGTCTCAAAAGTGTTGGTTTTCCCCTGCTTAGATCTACGATGGTGGATTCTAAACCAAAAAGTGTCTTTCCTGCTAAAAGCATACATGCAATTCTTCCATCCATATCCTCAATCACGTGAAATTCATCGGTAGGGCTTGGTCTGCCGGAAAGATTTGCGCTCGGTGCTGCTATGGGCAATCCTGCAATCTCTATGAGTTTTTGGGCCACAGGATGGCTGGGAAATCTTATTCCTACATTGGGCAACCCTGCAGTAACGATATCAGGAATTCTCCTGGATTTTCTGAAGATTATGGTTACAGGCCCCGGCCAGAGAAGTTCTACAAGCCACTTGTAATCATTCAAGTCATCTAAAACGAGTTCTTGAGCCATTTCAATTGATGAGACATGTACTATCAAAGGATTATCCTGTGGTCTCCCCTTTGCCTCAAAGATCTTGCTAGCCGCTTTGGCATCCAGAGCATTCGCCCCAAGACCGTAAACCGTTTCTGTTGGAAAAGCAACGAGTTCTCCCTTCTGCAAATACCTGGCGGCTCTTAAAATAATACCTTTGTCCGGCTTGTTCG is a genomic window containing:
- a CDS encoding class I fructose-bisphosphate aldolase — translated: MSGKALRLNRIFKDDGKTVIVALDHGQFQGPLPGISNMPETLRKIVAGGPDALILNPGIVAKHYDLLAGKTSVIVRITGASTNYSPSFDYHRLTTSVEHALSIGADAVIVMGFICGPGESKSLELIGHVAEACDKCGLPLIVEMLPQDLEHFTDPTYISTGARAAYELGADVLKVYYTGNDSFRTIVDSVAIPVVIAGGPKDKDAFVMASEAIQLGAKGVAFGRNVFQAEDPMKYVKELSKIVHG
- a CDS encoding L-threonylcarbamoyladenylate synthase, with protein sequence MKTEKLFVDTNKPDKGIILRAARYLQKGELVAFPTETVYGLGANALDAKAASKIFEAKGRPQDNPLIVHVSSIEMAQELVLDDLNDYKWLVELLWPGPVTIIFRKSRRIPDIVTAGLPNVGIRFPSHPVAQKLIEIAGLPIAAPSANLSGRPSPTDEFHVIEDMDGRIACMLLAGKTLFGLESTIVDLSRGKPTLLRPGPISVERLKTLFPDLEVPEFVKAEEKYSGPALAPGMKYRHYSPKIELILVEGDPRERYKEIITFAFEKNSIILCSRETEHLYPGEIKRRVLGSRDNLYEVAANLFYALREPGEEFERIVSEAFPETGVGLAIMNRLRKAAWRIM